In the Arachis ipaensis cultivar K30076 chromosome B10, Araip1.1, whole genome shotgun sequence genome, one interval contains:
- the LOC107622749 gene encoding protein GLE1 isoform X2 has translation MGAVKLVFHSSPRIDGVSVDPEPDWSFDALVSELNTLEAKLATTSVTSSQFQKTMPTWKRGGERGKPFVLRAQEFDLDDTESDDDGDNKALVPVKRFNCDELYLSDSDDSDVSAFDVQPYLMDEGKEVETALFELAQEHQLRVNDEIRTKISALETALADESQNSTSALLRVEKYKESRQEQDKKLDTQYQRRIAEALDNHLTAVQRDRELRSQIEERKIRSDAAYEEAKRKVALQEEKQQQEKAKAEAEAKLRAEEAKRAALEAERKAAMEAEKRAAAEAERRAEKEAVEGGAAGTFQKVTSGRTQQEAAVHSTDDASRVSNADTKESGNLYRAATSAVSLESGRLQKLKELCERNQAIRSSSNQDYTRYESHISRLIRQIRGVIDNVRSKSNDLVKLLRDPQCPQSISIEIFAKKFISYCANLGNAPFASGYVIVLVTSQVPAAMDVLLAELHRACLYTVPKHMVYKKSIFQSKESYFKAIGYREDGGKLESTQDYLNRLESYMKVYGALVQTEIQGVQNLHGLREGWAWLARFLNNLPANQYTAVSLNAFLQMAGFALFRRYKSQFVKLLNIISQNFLVDLKVRQIPELTRTLLEIETYIKDKKFLEEPEGRRLEANLLSSKSVNY, from the exons AT GGGAGCGGTGAAGTTAGTCTTTCATTCTTCGCCGCGTATAGATGGCGTTTCTGTTGATCCTGAACCCGATTGGAGCTTCGACGCTCTCGTTTCGGAGCTCAATACCTTGGAGGCGAAGCTCGCCACTACTTCGgttacttcctcgcagttccagAAAACAATGCCTACTTGGAAGAGAGGAGGTGAGAGAGGTAAACCTTTCGTGTTGCGTGctcaagaatttgatttggatgACACAGAGAGCGACGATGATGGGGATAACAAAGCTTTGGTACCTGTCAAACGATTCAATTGCGATGAACTTTATCTGAG TGACAGTGATGATTCTGACGTGTCTGCATTTGACGTGCAACCCTACTTGATGGATGAAGGAAAAGAGGTGGAAACTGCGTTATTTGAGTTGGCACAAGAACATCAGCTTAGGGTTAAT GATGAAATACGGACTAAGATCTCAGCATTGGAGACAGCTCTGGCAGATGAAAGTCAGAACTCTACCTCCGCTCTTCTTCGAGTTGAGAAATATAAAGAATCAAGACAAGAACAGGATAAAAAGTTAGATACACAATATCAGCGCAGGAT TGCAGAAGCACTTGATAATCACTTGACAGCTGTTCAACGGGACCGTGAACTTAGATCACAAATagaagaaaggaaaataagaagTGATGCAGCTTATGAAGAAGCGAAGAGAAAGGTTGCTTTGCAAGAGGAAAAGCAGCAGCAGGAAAAGGCTAAAGCAGAAGCAGAG GCCAAACTTAGAGCTGAAGAAGCAAAACGAGCTGCATTGGAAGCTGAGAGAAAGGCAGCAATGGAAGCTGAAAAAAGAGCAGCAGCAGAAGCTGAAAGGAGAGCAGAAAAGGAAGCTGTAGAAGGGGGTGCTGCTGGAACTTTCCAGAAGGTTACTTCTGGACGAACCCAACAAGAGGCTGCAGTGCATTCTACAGATGATGCATCAAGGGTATCAAATGCGGATACCAAGGAGTCTG GCAATCTGTATCGTGCTGCGACAAGTGCTGTAAGTTTGGAGAGTGGGAGACTACAGAAACTGAAAGAGCTGTGTGAGAGGAACCAAGCAATAAGATCTAGTTCTAATCAG GATTATACTCGCTATGAAAGTCATATTTCTCGGTTGATAAGACAAATAAGGGGTGTAATAGACAATGTCAG GTCAAAATCCAATGATCTTGTTAAGCTTTTGCGGGATCCTCAATGTCCTCAATCAATCAGCATTGAGATATTTGCTAAAAAG TTTATTTCATACTGCGCAAACCTTGGTAATGCACCCTTTGCAAGTGGATATGTCATTGTTCTGGTTACATCTCAG GTCCCGGCTGCAATGGATGTTCTGCTGGCTGAGCTTCACAGGGCCTGCCTATACACTGTCCCAAAGCACATGGTATACAAAAAG TCTATCTTTCAATCAAAGGAGTCATACTTCAAAGCTATTGGTTACCGAGAGGATGGAGGAAAGTTGGAGAGTACACAAGATTATTTAAATCGGTTAGAATCATACATGAAGGTTTATGGTGCACTGGTTCAG ACCGAGATTCAAGGTGTTCAGAATTTACACGGCTTGCGAGAGGGTTGGGCTTGGCTTGCAAGGTTCTTGAACAATCTCCCAGCCAACCAATATACAGCTGTTTCATTGAATGCTTTCTTGCAA ATGGCTGGTTTTGCACTTTTTAGACGATATAAATCTCAATTCGTAAAGTTATTGAACATCATCTCTCAGAACTTCTTAGTTGATCTGAAAGTTCGGCAGATACCGGAGCTCACAAGGACTCTATTGGAGATAGAGACTTatataaaagataagaagttccTTGAAGAGCCAGAAGGAAGGAGGCTAGAGGCTAATTTGTTGTCCAGCAAATCTGTTAATTATTGA
- the LOC107622749 gene encoding protein GLE1 isoform X1, with the protein MGAVKLVFHSSPRIDGVSVDPEPDWSFDALVSELNTLEAKLATTSVTSSQFQKTMPTWKRGGERGKPFVLRAQEFDLDDTESDDDGDNKALVPVKRFNCDELYLSLSDSDDSDVSAFDVQPYLMDEGKEVETALFELAQEHQLRVNDEIRTKISALETALADESQNSTSALLRVEKYKESRQEQDKKLDTQYQRRIAEALDNHLTAVQRDRELRSQIEERKIRSDAAYEEAKRKVALQEEKQQQEKAKAEAEAKLRAEEAKRAALEAERKAAMEAEKRAAAEAERRAEKEAVEGGAAGTFQKVTSGRTQQEAAVHSTDDASRVSNADTKESGNLYRAATSAVSLESGRLQKLKELCERNQAIRSSSNQDYTRYESHISRLIRQIRGVIDNVRSKSNDLVKLLRDPQCPQSISIEIFAKKFISYCANLGNAPFASGYVIVLVTSQVPAAMDVLLAELHRACLYTVPKHMVYKKSIFQSKESYFKAIGYREDGGKLESTQDYLNRLESYMKVYGALVQTEIQGVQNLHGLREGWAWLARFLNNLPANQYTAVSLNAFLQMAGFALFRRYKSQFVKLLNIISQNFLVDLKVRQIPELTRTLLEIETYIKDKKFLEEPEGRRLEANLLSSKSVNY; encoded by the exons AT GGGAGCGGTGAAGTTAGTCTTTCATTCTTCGCCGCGTATAGATGGCGTTTCTGTTGATCCTGAACCCGATTGGAGCTTCGACGCTCTCGTTTCGGAGCTCAATACCTTGGAGGCGAAGCTCGCCACTACTTCGgttacttcctcgcagttccagAAAACAATGCCTACTTGGAAGAGAGGAGGTGAGAGAGGTAAACCTTTCGTGTTGCGTGctcaagaatttgatttggatgACACAGAGAGCGACGATGATGGGGATAACAAAGCTTTGGTACCTGTCAAACGATTCAATTGCGATGAACTTTATCTGAG TCTCAGTGACAGTGATGATTCTGACGTGTCTGCATTTGACGTGCAACCCTACTTGATGGATGAAGGAAAAGAGGTGGAAACTGCGTTATTTGAGTTGGCACAAGAACATCAGCTTAGGGTTAAT GATGAAATACGGACTAAGATCTCAGCATTGGAGACAGCTCTGGCAGATGAAAGTCAGAACTCTACCTCCGCTCTTCTTCGAGTTGAGAAATATAAAGAATCAAGACAAGAACAGGATAAAAAGTTAGATACACAATATCAGCGCAGGAT TGCAGAAGCACTTGATAATCACTTGACAGCTGTTCAACGGGACCGTGAACTTAGATCACAAATagaagaaaggaaaataagaagTGATGCAGCTTATGAAGAAGCGAAGAGAAAGGTTGCTTTGCAAGAGGAAAAGCAGCAGCAGGAAAAGGCTAAAGCAGAAGCAGAG GCCAAACTTAGAGCTGAAGAAGCAAAACGAGCTGCATTGGAAGCTGAGAGAAAGGCAGCAATGGAAGCTGAAAAAAGAGCAGCAGCAGAAGCTGAAAGGAGAGCAGAAAAGGAAGCTGTAGAAGGGGGTGCTGCTGGAACTTTCCAGAAGGTTACTTCTGGACGAACCCAACAAGAGGCTGCAGTGCATTCTACAGATGATGCATCAAGGGTATCAAATGCGGATACCAAGGAGTCTG GCAATCTGTATCGTGCTGCGACAAGTGCTGTAAGTTTGGAGAGTGGGAGACTACAGAAACTGAAAGAGCTGTGTGAGAGGAACCAAGCAATAAGATCTAGTTCTAATCAG GATTATACTCGCTATGAAAGTCATATTTCTCGGTTGATAAGACAAATAAGGGGTGTAATAGACAATGTCAG GTCAAAATCCAATGATCTTGTTAAGCTTTTGCGGGATCCTCAATGTCCTCAATCAATCAGCATTGAGATATTTGCTAAAAAG TTTATTTCATACTGCGCAAACCTTGGTAATGCACCCTTTGCAAGTGGATATGTCATTGTTCTGGTTACATCTCAG GTCCCGGCTGCAATGGATGTTCTGCTGGCTGAGCTTCACAGGGCCTGCCTATACACTGTCCCAAAGCACATGGTATACAAAAAG TCTATCTTTCAATCAAAGGAGTCATACTTCAAAGCTATTGGTTACCGAGAGGATGGAGGAAAGTTGGAGAGTACACAAGATTATTTAAATCGGTTAGAATCATACATGAAGGTTTATGGTGCACTGGTTCAG ACCGAGATTCAAGGTGTTCAGAATTTACACGGCTTGCGAGAGGGTTGGGCTTGGCTTGCAAGGTTCTTGAACAATCTCCCAGCCAACCAATATACAGCTGTTTCATTGAATGCTTTCTTGCAA ATGGCTGGTTTTGCACTTTTTAGACGATATAAATCTCAATTCGTAAAGTTATTGAACATCATCTCTCAGAACTTCTTAGTTGATCTGAAAGTTCGGCAGATACCGGAGCTCACAAGGACTCTATTGGAGATAGAGACTTatataaaagataagaagttccTTGAAGAGCCAGAAGGAAGGAGGCTAGAGGCTAATTTGTTGTCCAGCAAATCTGTTAATTATTGA